The following coding sequences are from one Streptomyces venezuelae window:
- a CDS encoding D-alanyl-D-alanine carboxypeptidase, translated as MAYEEASVAGETPDRSKQRKSSGNPTPEETSGPAPEERDPRLAITRETPQVRDEIPADRATAVFSTKDVAEAATGSDGADGSGDADDSEETGSGAAEAPGTETNGDARLRNAVAAWVATSDDEPESASEADSDADPEGENAAAAKSGTTAEPEVSDKSGTSDKSRASDKAETAGAADLAAGAGAADAGPAASAKPEPSPEAKPEPKAETEPEAEPKPEAEPKPAGKAEATSRTESASNAEPASKAEAEPESAAKAESVARRGAPSWAEGASKSEAPAWPEAASKADAEPESDPAPELDAAAEDDPAEADAADAKSTGVDQATAVFKAPKVPKAGGKDVDQPTTMLKLGEGAKGTAKKETAKPEGDAERTSKFVALKPLDGPKAKPAPQPGPKQAPKQGQAQGPKGAVTAEPKTPAPRAGTAPAGPAVPPPVERTTQQPLPPKPPIDLLAELTNTPPPPETPVRTAVRRVKIWTPLVLLLLVVFAVVQVVRPLPTPTLQLTAQETVKFEGGKPDVPWPADGQAAMDVNGIGTFGTSGEQKPVPIASIAKVMTVYLILRDHPLEKGQDGPKIPVDAAAQKHYETGKPANESVVKVTEGQKITEYEALQAVMLPSANNIAKLLARWDSKSGSEDAFVEKMNKTAKELGMKNTHYTDPSGLDKTTVSTAEDLVKLGRAAMENPVFNEISRQPSYMDLNNEKQTNFFKLVPTVAIGIKTGTTTAAGGNILFAAEKVIDGKKQTIIGAALGQYGSNGVANIDKVTDVTKNLIAAGQDALKAKTIVKKGEVVGQVDDGLGGTTPLVATKDVSAVGWSGLTVKLELDDMKGKTVPNTAKAGTEVGVLHVGDGKGDAVEVPVALQKDLSEPGFGAKLTRVG; from the coding sequence ATGGCGTACGAGGAGGCATCGGTGGCGGGCGAGACCCCCGACAGATCGAAGCAGCGGAAGTCGTCGGGGAATCCGACCCCGGAGGAGACCTCCGGGCCGGCGCCGGAGGAACGCGACCCGCGTCTCGCGATCACGCGCGAGACGCCGCAGGTGCGGGACGAGATCCCGGCGGACCGGGCGACCGCCGTCTTCTCGACGAAGGACGTCGCCGAGGCGGCGACCGGTTCCGACGGCGCCGACGGTTCCGGCGATGCGGACGACTCCGAGGAGACGGGTTCCGGGGCGGCGGAAGCGCCCGGGACCGAGACCAACGGGGACGCGCGGCTGCGGAACGCGGTGGCGGCGTGGGTCGCGACGTCCGACGACGAGCCGGAGTCAGCGTCCGAGGCGGACTCGGACGCTGACCCGGAGGGGGAGAACGCCGCCGCGGCGAAGTCGGGAACGACGGCCGAGCCCGAGGTGTCGGACAAGTCCGGGACGTCGGACAAGTCCAGGGCATCGGACAAGGCCGAAACCGCCGGTGCGGCCGACCTCGCGGCCGGGGCCGGGGCGGCCGATGCCGGGCCCGCGGCTTCCGCGAAGCCGGAGCCGAGCCCGGAGGCGAAGCCCGAGCCGAAGGCCGAAACCGAGCCCGAGGCGGAGCCGAAGCCCGAGGCGGAGCCGAAGCCCGCGGGGAAGGCTGAGGCCACGTCGAGGACCGAAAGCGCGTCGAACGCCGAGCCCGCGTCGAAGGCCGAGGCGGAGCCGGAGTCCGCGGCGAAGGCCGAGTCCGTGGCGAGGCGCGGGGCTCCCTCGTGGGCCGAGGGCGCGTCGAAGTCCGAGGCTCCCGCCTGGCCCGAGGCCGCGTCGAAGGCTGATGCCGAGCCGGAGTCCGATCCCGCGCCCGAGCTCGACGCCGCCGCCGAGGACGATCCGGCCGAGGCCGACGCCGCCGACGCGAAGTCCACCGGCGTCGACCAGGCCACCGCCGTCTTCAAGGCGCCGAAGGTCCCGAAGGCCGGGGGCAAGGACGTCGACCAGCCCACCACCATGCTCAAGCTGGGCGAAGGCGCAAAGGGAACTGCAAAGAAGGAAACCGCGAAGCCCGAGGGCGACGCCGAGCGGACCAGCAAGTTCGTCGCGCTGAAGCCGCTCGACGGGCCGAAGGCGAAGCCCGCGCCGCAGCCGGGCCCGAAGCAGGCCCCGAAGCAGGGGCAGGCGCAGGGCCCGAAGGGTGCGGTCACCGCGGAGCCCAAGACGCCCGCGCCCAGGGCCGGCACCGCCCCCGCGGGCCCCGCCGTCCCGCCCCCGGTCGAGCGCACCACGCAGCAGCCGCTGCCGCCCAAGCCGCCGATCGACCTGCTCGCCGAGCTGACCAACACCCCGCCGCCGCCCGAGACGCCGGTGCGCACGGCCGTGCGCAGGGTCAAGATCTGGACGCCGCTCGTCCTGCTCCTGCTGGTCGTCTTTGCAGTCGTACAGGTCGTGCGACCGCTCCCGACACCCACCCTGCAGCTCACCGCGCAGGAGACCGTGAAGTTCGAGGGCGGCAAGCCGGACGTGCCGTGGCCGGCCGACGGCCAGGCCGCGATGGACGTCAACGGCATCGGCACCTTCGGCACGTCGGGCGAGCAGAAGCCCGTGCCGATCGCGAGCATCGCGAAGGTCATGACGGTCTACCTGATCCTGCGGGACCACCCGCTGGAGAAGGGCCAGGACGGCCCGAAGATCCCCGTCGACGCCGCCGCGCAGAAGCACTACGAGACCGGCAAGCCGGCCAACGAGTCGGTCGTCAAGGTCACCGAGGGCCAGAAGATCACCGAGTACGAGGCGCTGCAGGCGGTCATGCTCCCGTCGGCGAACAACATCGCCAAGCTGCTCGCCCGCTGGGACAGCAAGAGCGGCTCCGAGGACGCGTTCGTCGAGAAGATGAACAAGACCGCCAAGGAGCTGGGGATGAAGAACACCCACTACACGGACCCCAGCGGCCTGGACAAGACGACCGTGTCGACCGCCGAGGACCTGGTGAAGCTGGGCCGCGCGGCCATGGAGAACCCCGTCTTCAACGAGATCTCCCGCCAGCCGAGCTACATGGACCTCAACAACGAGAAGCAGACCAACTTCTTCAAGCTGGTCCCGACCGTCGCGATCGGCATCAAGACCGGTACGACCACCGCGGCCGGCGGCAACATCCTCTTCGCCGCGGAGAAGGTGATCGACGGCAAGAAGCAGACGATCATCGGCGCCGCCCTCGGCCAGTACGGCAGCAACGGCGTCGCCAACATCGACAAGGTCACCGACGTCACCAAGAACCTGATCGCGGCCGGACAGGACGCCCTCAAGGCCAAGACGATCGTGAAGAAGGGTGAGGTCGTCGGGCAGGTCGACGACGGTCTCGGCGGGACGACCCCGCTCGTCGCCACCAAGGACGTCTCCGCCGTCGGCTGGTCGGGCCTGACCGTCAAGCTGGAGCTCGACGACATGAAGGGCAAGACCGTCCCGAACACGGCGAAGGCGGGCACCGAGGTCGGTGTGCTGCACGTCGGCGACGGCAAGGGTGATGCCGTCGAGGTGCCGGTGGCACTGCAGAAGGACCTGAGCGAACCGGGCTTCGGCGCCAAGCTGACCCGGGTCGGCTGA
- a CDS encoding DMT family transporter: protein MATAEPTRADDAAAPDTGDGPRTGGRVKLPAQRSAPGGGPAQPWQKRFLRHPVTITTAVAAVLHVVWFLVFANSGGDLAAQDAWAEFVGRHPASAYNLGWYGGMHPVSYSVISPYLMSVLGVRTTMMIAGTVSAGLLTMILMRSRAVKGRLLWPVAAGVFALLANAVSGRVTYGLGQMFALAAVAAVFCWPHRWRYKRWAKALVAAPFAALATMGSPVAGLFVGLVAVALFLSKRYPGAYALGIAPAVVVGLSAWLFPFSGTQPMSFGSASLPLIASIIVYFVVPKQWKTVRITTAVYAAFVLGVWLISSQIGSNISRLAMSFAGVALIAALPYAVPKSRTWYVIIVAFVGFTGWIGFKAVDDIVHTRSDASWTREVAPLVNELKEKGAAKGRLEVVPARSHREASALPAYVQLARGWNRQADMERNPLFYDDTLNSANYHEWLQRWSVHYVALPKGEPDGDGGKREAQLIRDGLPYLKKVWVDDNWQLYEVTDPRPLAEPNAVVTRAEQGQMTLRVDKPGRVLIRIPYSPWLSIVDEHGKGVKAPQETEASKRQRELNERRPKVYENINGCLSEAREDRAGDKWVELLAPKAGVYRLGSPYQLPRGTPCPEELSR, encoded by the coding sequence GTGGCAACAGCGGAGCCGACGCGCGCCGACGACGCCGCCGCACCTGACACGGGCGACGGCCCCCGCACCGGTGGGCGGGTCAAGCTGCCGGCCCAGCGCAGTGCGCCCGGCGGCGGGCCCGCGCAACCGTGGCAGAAGCGCTTCCTGCGCCACCCGGTGACGATCACGACGGCGGTCGCCGCCGTGCTGCACGTCGTCTGGTTCCTCGTCTTCGCCAACAGCGGCGGCGACCTCGCGGCACAGGACGCCTGGGCCGAGTTCGTCGGGCGGCACCCGGCGTCGGCGTACAACCTGGGCTGGTACGGCGGCATGCATCCGGTGTCGTACAGCGTGATCTCGCCGTACCTCATGTCGGTGCTCGGCGTGCGGACCACGATGATGATCGCGGGCACCGTCTCGGCGGGGCTGCTCACCATGATCCTCATGCGCAGCCGCGCGGTGAAGGGCAGGCTGCTGTGGCCGGTCGCCGCGGGTGTCTTCGCGCTGCTCGCCAACGCGGTGTCGGGCCGCGTGACCTACGGCCTCGGCCAGATGTTCGCGCTCGCGGCCGTCGCCGCCGTCTTCTGCTGGCCGCACCGCTGGCGCTACAAGCGGTGGGCGAAGGCCCTGGTCGCCGCTCCGTTCGCGGCGCTCGCGACGATGGGCAGCCCCGTCGCCGGTCTCTTCGTGGGGCTCGTCGCCGTCGCGCTGTTCCTCAGCAAGCGGTACCCGGGCGCGTACGCGCTGGGCATCGCACCCGCCGTCGTCGTGGGCCTCTCCGCGTGGCTCTTCCCGTTCTCCGGCACGCAGCCGATGTCGTTCGGCTCGGCGTCGCTGCCGCTGATCGCCTCGATCATCGTCTACTTCGTCGTGCCGAAGCAGTGGAAGACCGTACGGATCACCACCGCCGTGTACGCGGCGTTCGTGCTCGGCGTCTGGCTGATCAGCTCGCAGATCGGCTCCAACATCTCGCGTCTCGCGATGTCCTTCGCGGGCGTCGCGCTGATCGCCGCGCTGCCGTACGCGGTCCCGAAGTCCCGTACCTGGTACGTGATCATCGTGGCGTTCGTCGGCTTCACCGGGTGGATCGGCTTCAAGGCCGTCGACGACATCGTGCACACCCGCTCCGACGCCTCCTGGACGCGTGAGGTCGCGCCGCTGGTCAACGAGCTGAAGGAGAAGGGCGCCGCGAAGGGCCGCCTCGAAGTGGTGCCGGCCCGCAGCCACCGCGAGGCGTCCGCGCTCCCCGCGTACGTCCAGCTCGCGCGCGGCTGGAACCGGCAGGCCGACATGGAGCGCAACCCGCTCTTCTACGACGACACCCTGAACTCGGCGAACTACCACGAGTGGCTGCAGCGCTGGTCCGTGCATTACGTGGCGCTCCCCAAGGGCGAGCCCGACGGCGACGGCGGCAAGCGCGAGGCGCAGCTCATCAGGGACGGCCTGCCGTACCTGAAGAAGGTGTGGGTCGACGACAACTGGCAGCTGTACGAGGTCACCGATCCGCGCCCGCTCGCCGAGCCGAACGCCGTGGTGACCCGCGCCGAGCAGGGCCAGATGACGCTGCGCGTCGACAAGCCGGGCCGCGTCCTGATCCGCATCCCGTACTCGCCGTGGCTGAGCATCGTCGACGAGCACGGCAAGGGCGTGAAGGCGCCGCAGGAGACCGAGGCGTCGAAGCGGCAGCGCGAGCTGAACGAGAGGCGGCCCAAGGTGTACGAGAACATCAACGGCTGCCTGTCCGAGGCGCGGGAGGACCGGGCGGGCGACAAGTGGGTCGAGCTGCTCGCCCCGAAGGCCGGCGTCTACCGGCTCGGCTCGCCCTACCAGCTGCCGCGCGGCACACCCTGCCCGGAGGAGCTCAGCCGCTGA
- a CDS encoding alpha-glucoside ABC transporter substrate-binding protein, whose amino-acid sequence MSPRTVFRTLLATCLLAVTAGACGSERPETLVVLGPWTGPEGKAFEAMLHRLDDGTGKSYTYQGTRSLRETLGAQLEAGDPPDVAILNSIGELVEHARAGHLTPLDRAATARAYPPWAPRLDVDGGRRTYWVPLKVDLKSLVWSKEGSARDRPAWCVGLASQATSGWPGTDWIEDILLHQAGPATYTRWATGDVRWRDPRVRRAWTTWAELLGRRTRAAVDRSLTTPYVGPRGLLDSQRPRCTHEHQGAFIRYVYAHDRVRVEPAAGYLGGRPEHDGAYEVAGDMAAVFSGDPAARALVDRLSGERARALWRERASDGLQPFFPDASDPQPTDATGRRIADILTAKARTLCFDASDVMPPGVRDAFHRAVLQYFGDPTEKRLDELLGRLDTVRTEAAKDAAPGHLPESEVCAPPGG is encoded by the coding sequence ATGAGTCCCCGGACCGTGTTCCGCACCCTCCTCGCGACCTGTCTGCTCGCCGTCACCGCGGGTGCCTGCGGGAGCGAGCGGCCCGAGACCCTCGTCGTGCTGGGGCCCTGGACCGGTCCGGAGGGCAAGGCCTTCGAGGCGATGCTGCACCGCCTCGACGACGGCACCGGCAAGTCGTACACGTACCAGGGCACCCGTTCGCTGCGGGAGACGCTCGGCGCGCAGCTGGAGGCGGGCGACCCGCCGGACGTGGCGATCCTCAACAGCATCGGCGAACTCGTGGAGCACGCCCGCGCGGGACACCTCACCCCGCTCGACCGCGCCGCCACCGCCCGCGCCTACCCGCCCTGGGCGCCCCGCCTCGACGTCGACGGCGGGCGCCGCACCTACTGGGTGCCGCTGAAGGTCGACCTGAAGAGCCTGGTGTGGAGCAAGGAGGGCAGCGCCCGTGACCGTCCCGCATGGTGCGTGGGGCTCGCCTCGCAGGCCACGTCCGGGTGGCCCGGCACCGACTGGATCGAGGACATCCTCCTGCACCAGGCGGGCCCCGCCACGTACACGCGGTGGGCCACCGGGGACGTCCGCTGGCGCGACCCGCGGGTCCGCAGGGCGTGGACGACCTGGGCCGAACTCCTCGGCAGGCGCACGCGGGCGGCCGTGGACCGGTCCCTGACGACGCCGTACGTCGGTCCGCGCGGTCTGCTCGACTCCCAGCGGCCCCGCTGCACGCACGAGCACCAGGGTGCCTTCATCCGGTACGTGTACGCGCACGACCGGGTCCGCGTCGAACCCGCGGCGGGCTACCTGGGCGGGCGGCCCGAGCACGACGGCGCGTATGAGGTGGCGGGCGACATGGCCGCCGTGTTCAGCGGCGACCCGGCGGCGCGCGCCCTCGTCGACCGCCTCTCCGGCGAGCGGGCCCGCGCGCTCTGGCGGGAACGGGCCTCGGACGGGCTGCAGCCGTTCTTCCCCGACGCGAGCGACCCCCAGCCGACCGACGCGACGGGCCGGCGCATCGCGGACATCCTCACGGCGAAGGCGCGGACGCTCTGCTTCGACGCGTCGGACGTGATGCCGCCGGGCGTGCGCGACGCGTTCCACCGGGCCGTCCTGCAGTACTTCGGCGACCCGACGGAGAAACGCCTCGACGAACTCCTCGGCCGGCTGGACACGGTCCGCACCGAAGCCGCGAAGGACGCGGCCCCCGGCCACCTGCCGGAGTCGGAGGTCTGCGCCCCGCCCGGCGGCTGA